A genomic stretch from Rhizobium brockwellii includes:
- the kdpA gene encoding potassium-transporting ATPase subunit KdpA, protein MTLNGWLQILLYCGIVLVLVKPLGGYMTRVYNGERTFLSPVLVPIERGLYRIAGTSEREEQHWTSYAFAMLMFNLLGVLVLYALLRLQDILPYNPAGMAAVPPELSFNTAVSFPTNTNWQNYGGESTMSYLTQMAGFTVQNFLSAATGMAIAVAFIRAFARASGKAIGNFWVDMIRGTFYILLPICIVLTIVYVYLGVPQTLGPYVNATTLEGAQQTIAVGPVASQLAIKMLGTNGGGFFNANSAHPFENPDAISNLIQMVSIFAIGAALTNVFGRMVGNQRQGWAILATMGVLFLAGVIITYWAEAAGNPLMHAFGLGGGNMEGKEVRFGVALSSLFAVITTAASCGAVNAMHGSFTALGGLIPLINMQLGEIIVGGVGAGFYGILLFIIVAVFVAGLMVGRTPEYLGKKIEAKEMKMAVLAILCLPLAMLVFTAIATVLPSAVASVGTAGPHGFSEILYAYTSAAANNGSAFGGLTGNTPWYNITLGIGMLAGRFLVIIPALAIAGSLIAKKTVPASAGTFPTDGPLFVGLLVGTILIVGGLTFFPALALGPIVEHLVAIAGQTF, encoded by the coding sequence ATGACCCTCAACGGATGGCTTCAGATCCTGCTTTATTGCGGGATCGTCCTCGTGCTCGTCAAACCGCTCGGCGGTTACATGACGCGTGTCTACAATGGCGAGCGCACATTCCTCTCCCCGGTCCTCGTTCCGATCGAACGGGGGCTTTACCGTATTGCAGGCACCAGCGAGCGCGAGGAGCAGCATTGGACCTCCTATGCCTTCGCGATGCTGATGTTCAACCTGCTCGGCGTGCTCGTCCTCTACGCGCTCCTGCGCCTGCAGGACATCCTGCCCTATAATCCGGCCGGCATGGCCGCCGTCCCGCCGGAGCTTTCGTTCAACACCGCCGTCAGCTTTCCCACAAACACCAACTGGCAGAATTACGGCGGCGAAAGCACCATGTCGTACCTGACCCAGATGGCCGGCTTCACGGTGCAGAACTTTCTGTCCGCCGCGACCGGCATGGCGATCGCTGTCGCCTTCATCCGTGCCTTCGCACGGGCGTCGGGCAAGGCGATCGGCAATTTCTGGGTCGATATGATCCGCGGCACGTTCTACATCCTGTTGCCGATCTGCATCGTGCTGACCATCGTCTACGTCTATCTCGGCGTGCCGCAGACGCTTGGGCCCTATGTCAATGCGACCACGCTCGAAGGCGCGCAGCAGACGATTGCCGTCGGCCCCGTAGCCTCGCAGCTTGCGATCAAGATGCTTGGCACCAACGGCGGCGGCTTCTTCAACGCCAATTCGGCCCATCCGTTCGAAAATCCCGACGCGATCTCCAATCTCATCCAGATGGTGTCGATCTTCGCGATCGGTGCGGCTTTAACCAACGTCTTCGGCCGCATGGTCGGCAACCAGCGCCAGGGCTGGGCGATCCTGGCCACGATGGGCGTGCTGTTCCTCGCAGGCGTCATCATCACCTATTGGGCGGAAGCTGCCGGCAATCCGCTGATGCATGCTTTCGGTCTGGGTGGCGGCAATATGGAAGGCAAGGAAGTCCGCTTCGGCGTCGCCCTGTCCTCGCTCTTTGCGGTCATCACCACGGCGGCCTCGTGCGGCGCGGTCAACGCCATGCATGGCAGTTTCACCGCGCTTGGCGGCCTCATCCCGCTGATTAACATGCAACTCGGCGAAATCATCGTCGGCGGTGTCGGCGCAGGTTTCTACGGCATCCTGCTGTTCATCATCGTCGCCGTCTTCGTCGCCGGCCTGATGGTCGGCCGCACGCCGGAATATCTCGGCAAGAAGATCGAGGCGAAGGAAATGAAAATGGCCGTTCTCGCCATCCTCTGCCTGCCGCTCGCCATGCTCGTCTTCACCGCGATCGCCACCGTGCTGCCTTCCGCCGTCGCCTCCGTCGGCACCGCCGGCCCGCACGGTTTCTCCGAGATTCTCTACGCCTATACGTCGGCTGCGGCCAACAACGGCTCGGCGTTCGGCGGCCTGACCGGCAATACGCCCTGGTACAACATCACTCTCGGCATCGGCATGCTCGCTGGCCGCTTCCTGGTCATCATCCCGGCGCTTGCCATCGCCGGCTCGCTGATCGCCAAGAAGACGGTCCCAGCCTCGGCGGGCACCTTCCCGACGGACGGTCCGCTCTTCGTCGGCCTTCTCGTCGGCACGATCCTGATCGTCGGCGGTCTGACTTTCTTCCCGGCACTGGCGCTCGGCCCGATCGTCGAACACCTGGTTGCGATCGCGGGGCAGACCTTCTGA
- a CDS encoding K(+)-transporting ATPase subunit F, whose protein sequence is MTLDYVLSGAVTVFLTVYLTYALLRPERF, encoded by the coding sequence ATGACCCTCGATTATGTCTTGAGCGGTGCCGTAACCGTGTTTCTCACCGTTTACCTCACCTACGCTCTCCTTCGCCCAGAACGCTTTTGA
- a CDS encoding NAD(P)-dependent alcohol dehydrogenase has protein sequence MTKVRALVLERQHELALRDIDLPLETGPGEVKIRIHTVGVCGSDVHYYTHGKIGPFVVNAPMVLGHEAAGTVVEVGAGVTHLKVGDRVCMEPGIPDPNSKASRLGMYNIDPAVTFWATPPIHGVLTPEVVHPANYTFKLPDNVSFAEGAMVEPFAVGMQAATKAKITPGDTAVVLGAGPIGTMVAIAALAGGCARAIVADLAQPKLDIAAQYQGVIAVNIREKNLAEEVGRLTDGWGADVVFECSGSPKAWETIMALPRPGGVIVVVGLPVNPIGFDVSTASTKEIRIETVFRYAHQYERSIALLGSGRVDLKPLISETFKFEDSIKAFDRAVEARPSDVKLQIVME, from the coding sequence ATGACCAAAGTCCGCGCGCTTGTCCTCGAGCGCCAGCATGAGCTTGCGCTTCGCGATATCGATCTGCCGCTCGAAACCGGCCCCGGCGAGGTGAAGATCAGGATCCACACCGTCGGCGTGTGCGGTTCGGACGTGCATTATTACACCCACGGCAAGATCGGCCCCTTCGTCGTCAACGCGCCGATGGTGCTCGGCCATGAGGCGGCAGGCACGGTGGTCGAGGTCGGGGCCGGCGTCACGCATCTGAAAGTCGGCGACCGCGTCTGCATGGAGCCCGGCATTCCGGATCCGAATTCCAAGGCAAGCCGGCTCGGCATGTACAATATCGACCCGGCCGTCACCTTCTGGGCGACCCCGCCGATTCACGGCGTGCTGACGCCGGAGGTCGTGCATCCCGCCAATTACACCTTCAAGCTGCCTGACAATGTCAGCTTTGCCGAAGGCGCCATGGTCGAGCCCTTCGCCGTCGGTATGCAGGCGGCCACCAAGGCGAAGATTACGCCTGGTGATACTGCCGTCGTCCTCGGCGCCGGGCCGATCGGCACGATGGTGGCGATCGCGGCCCTTGCCGGCGGCTGCGCCCGCGCGATCGTCGCCGATCTTGCCCAGCCGAAGCTCGATATCGCCGCGCAGTACCAGGGCGTCATTGCGGTGAATATCCGCGAGAAGAACCTGGCCGAAGAGGTCGGCCGGCTGACCGACGGCTGGGGCGCCGATGTCGTCTTCGAATGCTCGGGTTCGCCGAAGGCCTGGGAAACGATCATGGCGCTGCCGCGCCCGGGCGGCGTCATCGTCGTCGTTGGACTGCCGGTCAACCCGATCGGCTTCGACGTCTCGACGGCATCCACCAAGGAAATCCGCATCGAGACGGTGTTCCGCTACGCGCACCAATATGAGCGTTCGATCGCGCTGCTCGGCTCGGGACGCGTGGATCTGAAGCCGCTGATTTCCGAGACCTTCAAATTCGAGGATTCGATCAAGGCGTTTGATCGCGCGGTCGAGGCTCGGCCGAGCGACGTGAAGCTGCAAATCGTGATGGAATAG
- a CDS encoding DedA family protein, whose product MSIELLIEQYGLLAIFLGAAFEGETAAFLGGVISHRGLLTYWSASLAATAGSFAGDQFWFFAGRYAARWGLVRRLMERPALARATRLLERYPTGFILAFRFLVGLRTISPIVIGTTRIATGKFIILNVAAALVWGQLFTALGYLFGHGIQQTLGHLPLHRHLLIAVGAAAVVAGAALVFRKMKLRARPS is encoded by the coding sequence GTGTCTATCGAACTGCTGATCGAGCAATACGGCCTGTTGGCGATATTTCTGGGTGCGGCCTTCGAAGGCGAAACAGCCGCCTTCCTTGGCGGCGTCATTTCTCACCGCGGGCTGCTGACCTATTGGTCGGCGTCGCTGGCAGCAACGGCGGGATCTTTCGCCGGCGATCAGTTCTGGTTCTTCGCCGGCCGTTACGCGGCTCGATGGGGTCTCGTCCGCCGGCTGATGGAAAGACCGGCGCTGGCGCGCGCCACCCGGCTTCTGGAAAGATATCCCACAGGCTTCATCCTTGCGTTTCGTTTTCTGGTCGGCCTGCGGACGATCAGCCCGATCGTCATCGGGACGACGCGAATAGCGACGGGTAAATTCATCATCCTGAATGTTGCGGCCGCGCTGGTGTGGGGGCAGCTTTTCACGGCGCTCGGTTACTTGTTCGGGCACGGCATCCAACAGACATTGGGCCACCTTCCCCTTCATCGCCATCTGCTGATCGCAGTCGGAGCCGCGGCTGTCGTCGCAGGCGCGGCTCTTGTCTTTCGCAAAATGAAACTGAGAGCCCGGCCCTCATAG
- a CDS encoding FAD-containing oxidoreductase, translating to MKSFDAIVIGGGQAGPFLAARMVEKGMKVALIERKFLGGTCVNAGCMPTKTLVASARAAHVARNGAVYGVNIPGEIAIDMKVVRARAETVTMNARNGLIGWFAGMDGMTVIYGHARFEDPKTVSVNGETLTAPRIFLNVGARPVIPDLPGIKDIDYLTSTSIIHLDTLPRHLAVIGGSYIGLEFAQMYRRFGAEVSVIEHGPKLASREDEDISDAIADVLRSEGIDIHTGVSDIAFARSSDGITVATDSARIDASHVLIATGRKPNTDDLGLDAAGVITDKHGYITVNDSLATNVDGIWALGDCNGHGAFTHTSYNDFEIAAANLLDGADRKLSSRIPAYALYIDPPLGRVGMTEKQARASGRKIMISTRPMSRVGRANERGETKGFMKVIADAETKKILGAAILGIEGDEVIHGIIDAMNAGTTYPALQWSVPIHPTVSELIPTLLGDLKPV from the coding sequence ATGAAGAGCTTCGACGCCATCGTCATCGGGGGCGGCCAGGCCGGCCCCTTCCTCGCCGCCCGCATGGTCGAAAAGGGCATGAAGGTGGCGCTGATCGAGCGCAAGTTCCTCGGCGGCACCTGCGTCAATGCCGGCTGCATGCCGACGAAGACGCTGGTCGCCAGCGCCCGCGCCGCCCATGTCGCGAGAAACGGCGCCGTTTACGGCGTCAATATTCCGGGCGAGATCGCCATCGACATGAAGGTGGTGAGGGCCCGTGCCGAAACCGTGACCATGAACGCCCGCAACGGCCTGATCGGCTGGTTCGCCGGCATGGACGGCATGACCGTGATCTACGGCCACGCCCGTTTCGAGGACCCGAAGACCGTCAGCGTCAACGGCGAGACGCTGACCGCACCGCGCATCTTCCTCAATGTCGGAGCGCGGCCGGTCATCCCCGACCTGCCGGGGATCAAGGATATCGATTACCTCACCAGCACTTCGATTATCCATCTCGATACGCTGCCCCGGCATCTGGCCGTCATCGGCGGCAGTTATATCGGGCTGGAATTCGCGCAGATGTATCGCCGCTTCGGCGCCGAAGTCAGCGTCATCGAGCATGGCCCGAAGCTCGCATCGCGCGAGGACGAGGATATTTCAGACGCGATCGCCGATGTCCTGCGCTCGGAGGGCATCGACATTCATACCGGCGTCAGCGACATCGCCTTCGCCAGGAGCAGCGACGGAATAACGGTCGCCACCGATTCAGCGAGGATCGATGCGAGCCATGTGCTGATCGCCACCGGCCGCAAGCCGAACACCGACGATCTGGGCCTCGATGCCGCCGGCGTCATCACCGACAAGCACGGTTATATCACCGTCAATGACAGCCTTGCCACCAATGTCGACGGCATCTGGGCGCTCGGCGACTGCAACGGCCACGGCGCCTTCACCCACACCTCCTACAATGATTTCGAGATCGCCGCCGCCAATCTGCTCGACGGCGCCGACCGCAAACTCTCGAGCCGCATCCCGGCCTATGCGCTCTACATCGACCCGCCGCTCGGCCGTGTCGGCATGACGGAGAAGCAGGCACGCGCCTCGGGACGCAAGATCATGATCTCGACCCGGCCGATGAGCCGCGTCGGCCGCGCCAACGAGCGCGGCGAGACCAAGGGCTTCATGAAGGTGATCGCCGACGCCGAGACCAAAAAAATCCTCGGCGCTGCGATCCTGGGCATCGAGGGCGACGAGGTGATCCACGGCATCATCGACGCGATGAATGCAGGAACGACCTATCCCGCTTTGCAATGGTCGGTGCCGATCCATCCGACAGTGTCGGAGCTGATCCCGACGCTGCTTGGGGATCTGAAGCCGGTTTAG
- a CDS encoding DUF4126 family protein produces the protein MFLLLALLIGVISGLRAMTAPAAVAWGAALGWFDVLQTPLAFMGYQWTPWIFTLLAVVELITDQLPSTPSRKVPVQFGARIVTGALAGATIGAASGLLFGGLIAGVIGAVIGTYGGAALRGRLAASFGKDLPAALIEDAVAVIGALLIVALS, from the coding sequence ATGTTTCTGCTTCTTGCATTGCTGATTGGTGTCATATCAGGGCTTCGCGCCATGACGGCGCCGGCCGCCGTCGCCTGGGGCGCGGCGCTTGGCTGGTTTGATGTCTTGCAGACGCCGCTGGCCTTCATGGGTTATCAATGGACGCCGTGGATCTTCACGCTTCTCGCCGTCGTCGAACTGATCACCGACCAGCTGCCGTCCACGCCGTCGCGCAAGGTGCCGGTGCAGTTCGGCGCCCGCATTGTCACCGGCGCGCTGGCCGGCGCCACGATCGGTGCCGCCAGCGGCCTGCTGTTCGGCGGGTTGATCGCCGGGGTGATCGGCGCCGTCATCGGCACATATGGAGGCGCCGCCCTCCGCGGCAGGCTTGCTGCCTCCTTCGGCAAGGATCTGCCGGCCGCTCTCATCGAGGATGCCGTCGCCGTCATCGGCGCGCTATTGATCGTGGCCTTGTCATGA
- a CDS encoding acyl-CoA dehydrogenase produces MQHTREVFDWADPFRLVEQLTSEERMVQDTAHAYAQEKLAPRVLDAFRNEKTDPEIFREMGELGLLGPTISPDYGGAGLGYVAYGLIAREVERVDSGYRSMMSVQSSLVMVPIETFGSEAQKLKYLPKLATGEWIGCFGLTEPDHGSDPGSMATRAKKVDGGYSLTGSKTWISNAPIADVFVVWAKTEDGLIRGFILEKGWKGLSAPAIHGKVGLRASITGEVVMDGVFVPEENLLPDVTGLKGPFTCLNSARFGIAWGALGAAEDCYARARQYTLERKQFGRPLAANQLIQKKLADMLAEISLGLQGCLRLGRMKEEGHPPVELTSILKRNSCGKALEIARAARDMLGGNGISDEFGIARHLVNLEVVNTYEGTHDIHALIIGRGITGIAAFAN; encoded by the coding sequence ATGCAGCATACGCGCGAAGTTTTCGACTGGGCCGATCCGTTCCGCCTGGTAGAGCAACTGACCAGCGAAGAGCGCATGGTGCAGGACACCGCCCACGCCTATGCGCAGGAAAAGCTTGCTCCCCGCGTTCTCGACGCCTTCCGCAATGAAAAAACCGATCCTGAGATCTTCCGCGAAATGGGCGAACTCGGCCTGCTCGGCCCGACGATCTCGCCGGATTATGGTGGCGCCGGCCTCGGTTATGTGGCCTACGGCCTGATCGCCCGCGAGGTCGAAAGGGTCGACAGTGGCTATCGTTCGATGATGAGCGTCCAGTCCTCACTGGTGATGGTTCCGATCGAAACCTTCGGCTCCGAGGCGCAGAAGCTGAAATACCTGCCGAAACTCGCCACCGGCGAATGGATCGGCTGCTTCGGCCTGACCGAACCCGATCATGGCTCCGACCCCGGCTCGATGGCAACACGCGCCAAGAAGGTCGACGGCGGCTACAGCCTCACCGGCTCGAAGACCTGGATCTCCAACGCGCCGATCGCCGATGTCTTCGTCGTCTGGGCAAAGACCGAGGATGGCCTCATCCGCGGCTTCATCCTCGAAAAGGGCTGGAAAGGACTTTCGGCGCCCGCGATCCACGGCAAGGTGGGCTTGCGTGCCTCGATCACCGGCGAAGTCGTGATGGACGGGGTCTTCGTGCCTGAAGAAAACCTTCTGCCTGATGTGACCGGCCTCAAGGGACCATTCACCTGCCTCAACTCGGCCCGTTTCGGCATCGCCTGGGGCGCGCTCGGTGCTGCCGAGGATTGTTATGCCAGAGCCCGGCAATATACGCTGGAGCGCAAGCAGTTCGGCCGGCCGCTCGCCGCCAACCAGCTGATCCAGAAGAAGCTCGCCGATATGTTGGCGGAGATCTCGCTCGGTCTTCAGGGCTGCCTGCGGCTCGGCCGCATGAAGGAGGAAGGCCATCCACCGGTGGAGCTGACCTCGATCCTCAAGCGCAACAGCTGCGGCAAGGCGCTGGAGATCGCGCGTGCGGCCCGCGACATGCTCGGCGGCAACGGCATCTCCGACGAATTCGGCATCGCCCGGCATCTCGTCAACCTCGAAGTGGTCAACACCTATGAGGGCACGCACGACATCCACGCGCTGATCATCGGCCGGGGGATCACCGGCATCGCCGCCTTTGCAAACTAG
- a CDS encoding cupin domain-containing protein produces MSSSDLFVSAEGAEWVNPEPGVVRRIMTYLPEMMMVEVAFESGAVGAAHSHPHIQASYVAEGSFEVTIDGRTEVLKQGGSFIVPPNLIHGVKALEKGRLIDAFTPHRAEFLK; encoded by the coding sequence ATGTCGTCAAGCGATCTGTTCGTATCGGCCGAAGGCGCCGAATGGGTCAATCCCGAGCCCGGCGTCGTCAGGCGTATCATGACCTATCTGCCCGAGATGATGATGGTGGAAGTGGCTTTCGAAAGCGGCGCCGTGGGCGCGGCCCATTCGCATCCGCACATCCAGGCCAGCTACGTGGCCGAAGGCAGTTTCGAAGTGACGATCGATGGCCGAACCGAGGTGCTCAAGCAGGGCGGCAGCTTCATCGTACCCCCCAATCTGATCCATGGCGTCAAGGCGCTGGAAAAGGGCCGGCTGATCGATGCATTCACGCCGCACCGGGCCGAATTCCTGAAGTAA
- a CDS encoding LysR family transcriptional regulator: MNNPPQFTWDDLQFFLAVARTGQLSTAARQLRSSHATVSRRIDRLEFTLKVKLFERNPRGYVLTAMGTRFVETAERMEQETERLRADLADGSMAQRGLVRLSAPEGFANFFFATVLPQFAAQHPHLSLELVTIQQIMSLSRKEADLSVVLDEPKGGPYFAEKLTDYHLQIYGSRDYLAKAAPITCREDLLEHPFVSYIEEMIFAPGLDYLGDVHPRIKPQFQSSSIFAQLTATRNGLGLCILPYFFASRYPELVRVLPDEIDLKRHYWITCHRDLKQAPRVRAVIDFLREAVRGEDARFVPPYVTAAGPARRTRTDI, translated from the coding sequence ATGAACAATCCACCGCAGTTTACTTGGGACGATCTGCAGTTTTTTCTAGCCGTCGCCCGCACTGGACAGCTATCGACGGCAGCGCGCCAGCTGCGCTCCAGCCATGCCACCGTCTCGCGCCGCATCGACCGGCTGGAGTTCACCCTCAAGGTCAAGCTGTTCGAGCGCAATCCGCGCGGCTACGTGCTGACTGCCATGGGCACGCGCTTCGTCGAGACCGCCGAAAGGATGGAGCAGGAGACCGAGCGGCTGCGCGCCGACCTCGCCGACGGCTCGATGGCGCAGCGCGGCCTCGTGCGGCTCAGCGCGCCGGAGGGTTTTGCCAATTTCTTCTTCGCGACCGTGCTGCCGCAGTTTGCCGCGCAGCATCCGCATCTCTCGCTCGAACTGGTGACGATTCAGCAGATCATGTCGTTGTCGCGCAAGGAGGCCGATCTTTCCGTCGTGCTCGACGAGCCGAAGGGCGGGCCTTACTTCGCCGAGAAGCTGACCGACTATCATCTGCAGATCTATGGCTCGCGCGACTATCTGGCGAAGGCCGCGCCCATCACTTGCCGCGAAGACCTGCTTGAGCATCCCTTCGTCAGCTATATCGAGGAGATGATTTTCGCGCCGGGCCTGGATTACCTCGGCGATGTGCACCCGCGCATCAAGCCGCAGTTCCAAAGCTCCAGCATCTTCGCACAGCTCACCGCCACCAGAAACGGTCTCGGCCTCTGCATCCTACCCTATTTCTTCGCCAGCCGTTATCCCGAACTCGTGCGCGTGCTGCCAGACGAGATCGACCTCAAGCGCCATTACTGGATCACCTGTCATCGCGACCTCAAACAGGCGCCACGCGTACGCGCCGTTATCGATTTCCTGCGCGAGGCGGTGCGCGGCGAAGATGCGCGCTTCGTGCCGCCCTATGTCACGGCCGCCGGCCCGGCGCGCCGGACAAGAACGGACATTTAA
- a CDS encoding ABC transporter substrate-binding protein, producing the protein MRKNLIASVAFLLASSTAVLAQSATDGKVKIGILNDQSGVYADFGGKSSVEAAKMAVEDFGGKVLGVPVEIVDADHQNKPDIASNIARQWYDTEQVDAIMELTTSSVALAVQAIGKEKKKIDIVTGAATTDLTGKACSPYGFHWAYDTHALAVGTGGALVKQGGDSWFFLTADYAFGYSLEQQTSDYVKASGGKLVGAVRHPLSTQDFSSFLLQAQSSGAKVIGLANAGLDTSNAIKQAAEFGITQGGQHLAALLFTLAEVHGLGLEAAQGLTLTEGFYWNRDDESRAFAKKFFARTGKMPNMIHTGTYSAVTQYLKAVEKAGTDETEAVAKQLHEMPVDDVFGRGGTVGANGRMIHDMYLLQVKKPAESKEPWDYFNVLATIPGKEAYIDPAKSGCDLVK; encoded by the coding sequence ATGCGAAAGAATCTCATTGCATCAGTTGCATTTCTGCTTGCAAGCAGCACAGCGGTGCTCGCGCAGAGCGCGACCGACGGCAAGGTCAAGATCGGCATCCTGAACGACCAGTCGGGTGTCTATGCCGATTTTGGCGGCAAGTCCTCCGTCGAAGCCGCCAAGATGGCGGTCGAGGATTTCGGTGGCAAGGTCCTGGGTGTACCGGTCGAGATCGTCGATGCCGACCACCAGAACAAGCCTGATATCGCCTCCAACATCGCTCGCCAGTGGTACGACACCGAGCAGGTGGATGCGATCATGGAACTGACGACCTCGTCGGTGGCGCTCGCCGTACAGGCGATCGGCAAGGAAAAGAAGAAGATCGACATCGTCACCGGTGCGGCGACGACGGATCTCACCGGCAAGGCCTGCTCGCCTTATGGCTTCCATTGGGCCTACGATACGCATGCATTGGCCGTCGGCACCGGCGGCGCGCTCGTCAAGCAGGGCGGCGACAGCTGGTTCTTCCTGACCGCCGACTATGCCTTCGGCTATTCGCTGGAGCAGCAGACCAGCGATTATGTCAAGGCGAGCGGCGGCAAGCTTGTCGGCGCTGTCCGCCATCCGCTGTCGACCCAGGACTTCTCGTCCTTCCTGCTACAGGCGCAATCGTCCGGCGCCAAGGTGATCGGCCTTGCCAATGCCGGCCTCGACACCTCGAACGCCATCAAGCAGGCGGCCGAATTCGGTATCACCCAGGGCGGCCAGCATCTGGCGGCGCTGCTCTTCACGCTCGCCGAAGTCCACGGCCTCGGCCTCGAAGCGGCTCAAGGGTTGACCCTGACGGAAGGTTTTTACTGGAATCGCGACGACGAAAGCCGCGCCTTCGCCAAGAAGTTCTTCGCCCGCACCGGCAAGATGCCGAACATGATCCACACCGGCACCTATTCGGCAGTGACGCAATATCTGAAGGCGGTGGAGAAGGCCGGTACCGACGAGACGGAAGCCGTCGCCAAGCAGTTGCATGAAATGCCGGTCGATGACGTCTTCGGCCGCGGCGGCACGGTCGGCGCCAATGGCCGCATGATCCACGACATGTACCTGCTGCAGGTCAAGAAGCCTGCCGAAAGCAAGGAGCCGTGGGATTACTTCAACGTGCTCGCCACCATTCCCGGCAAGGAAGCCTATATCGATCCCGCCAAGAGCGGCTGCGATCTGGTGAAGTAA
- a CDS encoding ABC transporter ATP-binding protein produces MAVSAIETLEKPRVVLSARGLRRDFGGFTAVKNVDLDVHDASVHALIGPNGAGKTTVFNLLTKFLQPTSGTISLMGVDITKTPPDKVARMGLVRSFQISAVFPHLSVLDNVRVALQRPNNLSTQFWRPISALDRLNERAEQLLASVGLSMERDHIAADLSYGRKRVLEIATTLALDPKVLLLDEPMAGMGQEDVGVVSSIIREVARERAVLMVEHNLSVVANICQHVTVLQRGEILAEGDYATVSQDERVRVAYMGTEEH; encoded by the coding sequence ATGGCGGTTTCCGCAATTGAAACTCTGGAAAAGCCGCGGGTGGTGTTGTCCGCCCGCGGCCTGCGTCGTGATTTCGGCGGCTTTACGGCCGTCAAGAACGTCGATCTCGACGTGCATGATGCAAGCGTGCATGCGCTGATCGGCCCTAATGGAGCCGGCAAGACGACTGTCTTCAACCTGCTGACCAAGTTCCTGCAGCCGACCTCAGGCACCATCAGCCTGATGGGCGTCGACATCACCAAGACGCCACCCGACAAGGTGGCGCGCATGGGGCTGGTACGCTCTTTCCAAATCTCCGCGGTCTTCCCGCACCTGAGCGTTCTCGACAATGTGCGTGTGGCGCTGCAGCGGCCGAACAATCTTTCCACGCAGTTCTGGCGGCCGATTTCGGCGCTCGACCGGCTGAACGAGCGCGCCGAGCAACTGCTCGCCAGCGTCGGGCTTTCCATGGAGCGCGATCATATCGCCGCCGATCTTTCCTATGGCCGCAAGCGCGTGCTGGAGATCGCCACCACGCTGGCGCTTGATCCCAAGGTGCTGCTGCTTGACGAGCCGATGGCCGGCATGGGGCAGGAGGATGTCGGCGTCGTCTCATCCATCATCCGCGAGGTCGCCCGCGAGCGGGCGGTGCTGATGGTCGAGCACAATCTCTCCGTCGTCGCCAATATCTGCCAGCATGTCACGGTGCTGCAGCGTGGCGAGATCCTCGCCGAGGGCGATTATGCCACAGTCAGCCAGGACGAGCGCGTACGCGTGGCCTATATGGGCACGGAGGAGCATTGA
- a CDS encoding ABC transporter ATP-binding protein, translated as MAALLEVQSLNAWYGESHVLHGVDMHVGEGETITILGRNGVGKTTTLRTITGIVRARKGKISFAGSDMMEVPLHKTAHRGIGFVPEERGIFSTLTVSENLLLPPVVAGGGMTLDEIYELFPNLYERRGSPGTKLSGGEQQMLAIARILRTGVRLLILDEPTEGLAPVIVQRIGEVLKTLKERGMTILLVEQNFRFASRIADRFYLMDHGQMVSEFPVGELPQRMDTLHKVLGV; from the coding sequence ATGGCCGCTCTCCTCGAAGTCCAAAGTCTCAATGCCTGGTACGGCGAAAGCCATGTCCTGCACGGCGTCGATATGCACGTCGGTGAAGGCGAGACGATCACCATTCTCGGCCGCAACGGCGTCGGCAAGACGACGACGCTGCGCACCATCACCGGCATCGTGCGTGCCCGTAAGGGCAAGATCAGCTTTGCCGGCAGCGATATGATGGAGGTGCCGCTGCACAAGACGGCGCATCGGGGCATCGGCTTCGTGCCGGAGGAGCGCGGCATCTTCTCGACGCTCACCGTCTCGGAAAATCTGCTGCTGCCGCCTGTCGTGGCAGGAGGTGGGATGACGCTCGACGAGATCTACGAGCTCTTCCCCAATCTCTACGAGCGCCGTGGCAGTCCGGGCACCAAACTCTCAGGCGGCGAGCAGCAGATGCTGGCGATCGCGCGAATCCTACGCACCGGCGTCAGGCTGCTTATTCTCGACGAACCGACGGAAGGGCTTGCCCCCGTGATCGTCCAGCGCATCGGCGAGGTGCTGAAGACCCTGAAGGAGCGCGGCATGACGATCCTGCTCGTCGAGCAGAACTTCCGTTTCGCCAGCCGTATTGCCGATCGCTTCTATCTGATGGATCATGGGCAGATGGTGTCGGAATTCCCGGTCGGTGAACTGCCGCAGCGCATGGATACGCTGCACAAGGTTCTGGGAGTATGA